In Bacillus toyonensis BCT-7112, a single window of DNA contains:
- a CDS encoding phage holin family protein encodes MERIHELIKALNISDVITSTQFKVGGAIGGGLGTIINLLYGKANLIWISIYCWIIMLDWITGSKASKLDGTYSSQYGIEGITRTVVLLSLPALAHLFDIALKLPDFFFFMVVGGLSYHIFNSFAANCARIGWEKWIPAWLLESVASEIQAKIQRSDARKEKYNTK; translated from the coding sequence TTGGAAAGAATTCACGAACTCATCAAGGCATTGAATATAAGCGATGTTATTACAAGTACTCAATTTAAAGTAGGTGGTGCTATCGGTGGTGGATTAGGTACAATAATTAATTTGTTATATGGTAAGGCGAACTTAATTTGGATATCAATTTACTGCTGGATTATCATGCTCGACTGGATTACTGGTAGTAAAGCTTCAAAACTAGATGGAACATATTCATCACAATATGGGATTGAGGGCATCACGAGAACCGTGGTGCTTTTATCATTACCAGCCCTTGCACATTTATTTGATATTGCTCTTAAACTACCTGATTTCTTTTTCTTCATGGTAGTCGGTGGATTGAGTTACCACATTTTTAATAGTTTCGCAGCAAACTGTGCACGAATTGGCTGGGAAAAATGGATTCCTGCATGGTTATTAGAAAGTGTAGCATCCGAAATACAAGCAAAAATCCAAAGAAGTGATGCACGAAAAGAAAAATATAACACCAAATAA
- a CDS encoding N-acetylmuramoyl-L-alanine amidase, which produces MKKPIKLFSSLFMTLLLLFSFATASFADRALIIQDLPKQAYRYGVGAYEGVVAHSTATPEAPAINIRNYEARTWRNAFVHYAVDWNETVQIADTKYVAYGAGPAANKRFVHVELSETSNPDKFKSSYERYVKLLAKILKDRGIHPSKGLWTHKDITYKLGGTDHEDPINYLRSHGVSESQFRADVQKAYEGATVTVKPKPQEPSQNVVGATGVAYIDGFNVNLRSGPSTNHGTIRQLNKGEAYQVWGKQGDWLNLGGNQWIYNNSSYIKYHEEQTSAVSSVVGKRVVSKVDDLRFYDSASWSDKDVAGTVDEGLGFTIDAKVSVNGSAQYKVHNSRGTTFYITANESYVYVK; this is translated from the coding sequence ATGAAAAAACCAATTAAACTATTTAGCTCTTTATTTATGACTCTATTACTCTTATTTTCGTTTGCTACGGCTTCATTTGCCGATAGAGCACTAATTATCCAAGACTTGCCGAAACAAGCATATCGCTACGGTGTGGGCGCTTATGAGGGCGTTGTTGCACATAGTACTGCAACACCAGAAGCACCAGCAATTAACATTCGAAATTATGAAGCTAGAACATGGAGAAATGCATTTGTACATTATGCTGTAGATTGGAACGAAACAGTCCAAATTGCTGATACTAAATATGTTGCTTATGGTGCTGGACCAGCTGCAAATAAAAGATTTGTTCACGTAGAACTTTCTGAAACTAGCAACCCAGATAAATTTAAATCTTCTTACGAACGTTATGTAAAACTATTAGCTAAGATTTTAAAAGATAGAGGGATTCATCCAAGCAAAGGTTTATGGACACATAAAGATATTACTTACAAATTAGGTGGAACTGACCATGAAGATCCGATTAATTATCTTCGCAGTCATGGTGTATCAGAATCACAATTCAGAGCGGACGTACAAAAGGCGTATGAAGGCGCAACAGTTACAGTTAAACCAAAACCACAAGAACCATCTCAAAACGTTGTAGGCGCAACAGGAGTAGCTTACATTGATGGGTTTAACGTAAACCTAAGAAGTGGACCATCAACAAATCATGGTACTATCCGTCAATTAAATAAAGGTGAAGCATATCAAGTATGGGGAAAACAAGGTGATTGGTTAAATCTTGGCGGTAACCAATGGATTTATAACAACTCATCTTACATTAAATATCACGAGGAACAAACTTCTGCAGTAAGTTCTGTAGTCGGAAAACGTGTTGTTTCTAAAGTGGACGACCTTCGTTTCTATGACTCTGCTTCTTGGTCTGATAAAGATGTAGCAGGAACGGTAGATGAAGGACTTGGATTTACTATTGATGCTAAGGTATCCGTGAATGGATCTGCACAATATAAAGTACACAATAGCAGAGGGACAACATTCTATATTACAGCAAATGAATCATATGTGTATGTGAAGTGA
- a CDS encoding YolD-like family protein has product MVKWNPFASMPEQYEEIHRMFEEQYKVPKPFLTQDTIERIERALMQSLHETKEIFISYYRDGFIHDEYITVIDINKQSNTVHYTDAFGLQTRLKFEEFVDIK; this is encoded by the coding sequence ATGGTCAAATGGAACCCGTTTGCTTCAATGCCAGAGCAATACGAGGAAATACATAGAATGTTTGAGGAACAATATAAAGTACCTAAACCTTTTTTAACACAAGATACTATAGAACGAATAGAAAGAGCGTTAATGCAATCCCTTCACGAAACAAAAGAAATATTTATTTCATACTATCGTGATGGATTTATCCATGATGAATACATTACTGTTATAGATATTAATAAGCAAAGCAATACGGTACATTACACGGATGCATTTGGATTACAGACACGATTAAAATTTGAAGAATTTGTTGATATAAAATAA
- a CDS encoding multicopper oxidase family protein: protein MSLEKFVDALPIPPVLKAKDEINDIPYYEVTMKQVQQKLHRDLPPTTVWGYNGMYPGPTFEVRRNQPILVKWKNKLPFEHLLPVDRTIHGAEPDKPSVRTVVHLHEGRVRPENDGYPEAWFTRDFENVGPKFVHKVYYYPNCQRPATLWYHDHALGITRLNVYAGLAGFYILRDRAEEKLNLPSGKFEIPIVIQDRSFYPNGELFYPTQPGHEPPPAPQPPPPIDPTLPNPSVVPEFFGNTILVNGKAWPYLEVEPRKYRFRILNGSNARFYRIRLSSGQNFVQIGTEGGLLETPITVSQIILAPAERVDVIIDFSNHKGQSIILTNDAPAPFPNGEPPDSNLTQIMEFRVKRKLHKPDNSKIPKELSCLEHLDPNDTVIVRKNLLVETTDEFGRLKLLLNNLDWDQMPLTETPYNGTIEIWELYNTTPDTHPIHLHLVTFQILNRATFTGDPNGPDLIVGPPQPPDPSEMGWKDTVRANPGEVTRIIARFGPFTGIYPWHCHILEHEDHDMMRPYEVLNNQNFNPCEPILGECPDDSFSQCFDCDNDDDD from the coding sequence ATGTCTTTAGAGAAGTTTGTAGATGCATTACCTATTCCACCTGTCTTAAAAGCAAAAGATGAAATTAATGATATCCCATACTATGAGGTAACCATGAAGCAAGTGCAACAAAAATTGCATAGAGATTTGCCACCAACTACTGTCTGGGGTTACAACGGTATGTATCCTGGTCCTACATTTGAAGTACGAAGAAACCAACCTATTTTAGTTAAATGGAAAAATAAATTACCCTTCGAACACCTACTGCCTGTGGATCGAACTATTCATGGAGCAGAACCAGATAAACCTTCTGTCAGAACGGTTGTTCATTTACATGAAGGGCGGGTTAGACCCGAAAATGATGGATATCCAGAGGCATGGTTTACGCGAGATTTTGAAAATGTTGGTCCAAAATTTGTGCATAAAGTCTACTATTATCCAAACTGTCAACGTCCTGCAACGTTATGGTATCATGACCACGCCCTTGGAATCACTCGTTTGAACGTTTATGCAGGACTTGCAGGTTTCTATATCCTTAGAGATAGAGCAGAGGAAAAATTGAACCTTCCGAGTGGGAAATTTGAAATTCCAATCGTCATCCAAGATCGATCGTTCTATCCTAATGGTGAACTGTTCTATCCAACCCAGCCAGGCCATGAGCCGCCTCCAGCACCGCAGCCACCTCCACCAATAGATCCAACATTACCAAATCCATCAGTTGTACCTGAATTTTTCGGAAACACCATCTTAGTCAATGGAAAAGCATGGCCTTATCTTGAGGTCGAACCACGGAAATACCGATTCCGCATCCTTAATGGTTCCAATGCTCGTTTTTATCGCATACGGTTGAGTTCTGGCCAAAATTTTGTCCAAATTGGCACAGAAGGAGGGCTTTTAGAAACACCAATCACCGTATCCCAAATCATACTTGCACCAGCTGAACGTGTCGATGTTATTATTGATTTTTCGAACCATAAAGGTCAAAGTATCATCTTAACAAATGACGCACCAGCCCCATTCCCTAACGGCGAACCACCTGATTCAAACCTTACGCAGATTATGGAATTTCGTGTCAAACGAAAATTGCATAAACCTGACAATAGTAAAATTCCAAAAGAATTAAGTTGCTTGGAACATCTTGATCCTAACGATACTGTAATCGTACGAAAAAACCTCTTAGTTGAAACTACCGATGAATTCGGGCGTTTAAAACTTTTATTAAATAACCTAGATTGGGATCAAATGCCCCTTACAGAAACCCCATATAATGGGACGATAGAGATTTGGGAGCTTTACAATACTACACCGGACACTCACCCTATTCATTTGCACCTTGTTACTTTTCAAATTTTGAATCGTGCTACGTTTACTGGGGATCCAAATGGTCCTGACCTTATAGTTGGGCCACCACAACCACCTGATCCAAGCGAGATGGGCTGGAAAGATACTGTTCGTGCCAATCCTGGGGAGGTTACTCGTATCATTGCACGTTTTGGTCCTTTTACAGGAATCTACCCGTGGCACTGCCACATCCTTGAACACGAGGATCATGATATGATGAGACCATATGAAGTTCTTAATAATCAGAATTTTAACCCGTGTGAACCGATCCTTGGAGAATGTCCAGATGATTCGTTTTCTCAGTGTTTCGACTGTGATAATGATGACGATGATTGA
- a CDS encoding HD domain-containing protein: MTKQEKIKKTITFVKNILEKDASGHDWYHIERVHKLAISLSEQEGGNRFIIEMAALLHDVADEKLNESEEAGMKKVSDWLEELHVDEEESKHILHIIVNMSYKGGHGGAVESVEGKIVQDADRLDALGAIGIARTFAYGGAKGRLMYDPTIPPREVMTKEEYRKNNDPSLNHFYEKLLKLKDLMNTNAAKQEAEVRHCYMEQFIEQFMKEWNAQI, encoded by the coding sequence ATGACAAAACAAGAAAAGATTAAAAAAACAATTACTTTTGTAAAAAATATTTTAGAAAAAGATGCGAGTGGGCATGATTGGTATCATATTGAGCGCGTACATAAACTGGCGATTTCTTTATCCGAGCAAGAAGGAGGAAATCGTTTTATAATTGAAATGGCAGCATTACTTCACGATGTGGCAGATGAAAAGTTAAATGAAAGTGAAGAAGCAGGAATGAAAAAAGTTTCTGATTGGTTAGAAGAGTTACATGTAGATGAGGAAGAAAGTAAACATATTCTTCATATCATCGTCAATATGTCTTATAAGGGTGGGCATGGCGGCGCAGTTGAGTCAGTTGAAGGGAAAATTGTTCAAGATGCAGACCGTTTAGATGCCCTTGGAGCAATTGGGATTGCACGTACTTTTGCATATGGCGGAGCGAAAGGGAGATTAATGTATGATCCAACAATTCCGCCGCGTGAAGTAATGACGAAAGAAGAGTATAGAAAAAATAACGATCCATCTTTAAATCATTTTTATGAAAAACTTTTAAAATTAAAAGACTTAATGAATACGAACGCAGCAAAACAAGAAGCTGAAGTTCGTCATTGTTATATGGAACAGTTTATAGAACAATTTATGAAAGAGTGGAATGCACAAATATGA
- a CDS encoding ABC-F family ATP-binding cassette domain-containing protein has translation MKMLTVENLSKSYGEKPLFDGLSCSITEGQRVGIIGVNGTGKSTLLKIIAGLETPDTGEMTHSRGYTISYLSQQPEFDEKLTVLEQVFHGDTPLIRLLRDYEKALLNIEKDPSNEKVQEQLFAVQQRMDAMSAWEANANAKSLLTKLGITDFTATVGNLSGGQKKRIAMAQCFIETPDLLILDEPTNHLDHETVEWLEEYLARYTGAVLLVTHDRYFLDRVTNRIFELDNGKLYSYEGNYSTFLEAKALREEQELAQESKRQNLYRRELAWIRRGAKARSTKQKARIQRFDELKEQEGPAAKQSVDIALSGSRLGKKVLELKDVTKKFGDKTVLHNFNHIVKPGDRIGIIGANGSGKSSLLNMLAGKLSPDSGEVEVGQTVKVAYYTQENEEMNLNQRMIEYIKEIAEVIHTTDGKVIGASQMLERFLFPTHSHGTPLGKLSGGERRRLYLLRILMGEPNVLLLDEPTNDLDTQTLTVLEDYLEDFPGVVLTVSHDRYFLDKVVDELFIFTGGGEVREFLGSYTDYLEMEKTKELIEKAEVQKEKKVVEAAPKQQRKRKLSYNEQREWETIEDTIAELEEKIESIGEELAKVGSDFTKAQELSEAQQKTEEELEKTMERWSELSDIVEGLK, from the coding sequence ATGAAAATGTTAACTGTGGAGAACTTATCGAAATCATACGGAGAAAAACCGTTATTTGATGGATTATCATGTAGTATTACAGAAGGACAACGTGTCGGAATTATTGGTGTAAATGGTACTGGTAAATCAACATTATTAAAAATTATTGCAGGGTTAGAAACTCCTGATACAGGTGAAATGACGCATTCACGTGGATATACAATTAGTTATTTATCACAGCAACCAGAGTTTGATGAAAAACTAACAGTATTAGAGCAAGTGTTCCATGGTGATACACCTTTAATTCGTCTTCTTCGTGATTATGAAAAAGCACTATTAAATATTGAAAAAGATCCAAGTAATGAAAAAGTACAGGAACAATTATTTGCAGTGCAGCAACGTATGGATGCAATGAGTGCATGGGAAGCAAATGCAAATGCGAAATCTCTTCTAACGAAATTAGGAATTACAGATTTCACTGCAACTGTTGGGAATTTATCTGGTGGACAGAAAAAACGTATCGCAATGGCACAATGTTTTATTGAAACACCTGATTTATTAATTTTAGACGAGCCTACGAACCATCTTGACCATGAGACAGTTGAATGGTTAGAAGAATATTTAGCAAGATATACAGGGGCGGTATTACTTGTAACCCATGATCGTTATTTCTTAGATCGTGTGACGAATCGTATTTTTGAATTAGATAATGGTAAACTATATAGCTACGAAGGAAACTATAGTACATTTTTAGAAGCGAAAGCACTTCGTGAAGAGCAAGAATTGGCACAAGAATCCAAACGCCAAAATTTATATCGTCGTGAACTTGCTTGGATTCGCCGTGGTGCAAAAGCCCGTTCTACGAAACAAAAGGCGCGTATTCAGCGTTTTGATGAGTTAAAGGAACAAGAAGGGCCAGCTGCAAAACAGTCAGTTGATATTGCACTAAGTGGAAGTCGTTTAGGAAAGAAAGTACTTGAGTTAAAAGATGTAACGAAAAAATTTGGCGATAAGACGGTATTACATAATTTTAATCATATTGTGAAACCAGGCGATCGTATCGGAATTATTGGGGCGAATGGAAGCGGGAAATCTTCTCTATTAAATATGCTTGCAGGCAAGTTATCTCCTGATAGTGGTGAAGTTGAAGTAGGACAAACTGTAAAAGTTGCTTATTATACGCAAGAAAATGAAGAGATGAATTTAAATCAGCGTATGATTGAATACATTAAAGAGATTGCAGAAGTTATTCATACAACAGATGGAAAAGTAATTGGTGCATCTCAAATGTTAGAACGTTTCTTATTCCCGACGCATTCACATGGTACACCGCTTGGTAAACTATCTGGTGGTGAAAGAAGACGTTTATATTTATTACGTATTTTAATGGGGGAACCAAACGTACTATTACTTGATGAACCTACGAATGATCTAGATACACAAACATTAACAGTACTAGAAGATTATTTAGAAGATTTCCCAGGTGTCGTTTTAACTGTATCGCATGACCGTTACTTCTTAGATAAAGTAGTAGATGAACTGTTCATCTTTACTGGCGGAGGAGAAGTGCGTGAGTTCCTAGGTAGTTATACAGATTATTTAGAAATGGAAAAAACGAAAGAACTTATTGAGAAAGCGGAAGTTCAAAAAGAGAAAAAAGTAGTAGAAGCAGCTCCAAAACAACAACGTAAACGTAAACTTTCATACAATGAGCAGCGTGAATGGGAAACAATTGAAGATACAATTGCCGAACTAGAAGAGAAAATTGAGTCAATTGGAGAAGAACTTGCGAAAGTTGGATCTGACTTCACAAAGGCACAAGAATTATCTGAAGCACAGCAGAAAACAGAAGAAGAGCTAGAAAAAACGATGGAAAGATGGAGTGAACTATCAGATATCGTTGAAGGATTAAAATAA
- a CDS encoding Bax inhibitor-1/YccA family protein produces MRTSNPMLKKEAFRKEGASASAMTIGGTVGKTFIMLILLLATSVYSYIQMMQGTMKMPVLIGALVIAAIIAFASIFFPRMAPIGAPIYAAVEGVVLGSISAVYTMKFGDSIVLNAVLLTISILFAMLVLYATRVVKVTDKFRTGVIAATMGIMVMYLIVFLLNMFGVTVPYIHQGGTIGIIISAVVIVVAALNLLLDFDLIESGARSQAPKYMEWYSAMGLMMTLVWLYLEILRFVSYFTKND; encoded by the coding sequence ATGAGAACATCTAATCCAATGTTGAAAAAAGAGGCATTTCGTAAAGAGGGAGCAAGCGCTTCTGCGATGACTATTGGCGGAACAGTAGGCAAAACGTTTATCATGCTTATCTTGCTACTTGCAACGTCTGTCTATTCATACATACAGATGATGCAGGGTACGATGAAAATGCCAGTGTTAATTGGTGCATTAGTAATTGCGGCAATCATCGCATTTGCATCTATCTTCTTCCCGCGAATGGCACCAATTGGGGCGCCAATTTATGCGGCGGTAGAAGGAGTTGTATTAGGAAGTATTTCAGCAGTTTATACAATGAAATTTGGCGATTCTATCGTTTTAAACGCTGTATTACTTACAATTTCAATTCTATTTGCAATGTTAGTTTTATATGCAACACGCGTTGTAAAGGTAACTGATAAATTCCGTACGGGTGTAATTGCAGCGACAATGGGAATTATGGTTATGTATTTAATCGTATTCTTATTAAATATGTTCGGTGTAACTGTTCCATATATTCACCAGGGCGGTACAATCGGTATTATCATTAGTGCGGTTGTTATTGTAGTTGCTGCATTAAATTTATTACTAGATTTCGATTTAATCGAAAGCGGTGCACGTAGCCAAGCTCCAAAATATATGGAATGGTACAGTGCAATGGGTCTAATGATGACTCTAGTATGGTTATACTTAGAAATTCTTCGTTTCGTTTCTTACTTTACGAAAAATGACTAA
- a CDS encoding DUF4318 domain-containing protein, translating into MMKEKKGIMKKLFSKSFFIELDDALTYPSAECIISAIEGYAAECNELLKFESKVKPITFYLDDALFSAEIKMARGGYYISCSEI; encoded by the coding sequence ATGATGAAAGAGAAGAAAGGGATTATGAAAAAACTATTTTCTAAAAGTTTTTTCATAGAACTAGATGATGCTTTAACATATCCGTCAGCAGAATGCATTATTTCAGCCATTGAAGGGTATGCAGCTGAATGTAATGAACTACTAAAATTTGAGAGTAAAGTTAAACCGATTACATTCTACTTAGACGATGCATTGTTTAGCGCTGAAATAAAGATGGCTCGCGGAGGGTATTACATCTCTTGCAGTGAAATATAA
- a CDS encoding single-stranded DNA-binding protein — translation MMNRVVLIGRLTKDPELYYTKQGVAYARICVAVNRGFRNSLGEQQADFINCVVWRRAAENVTEYCTKGSLVGITGRIHTNNYDDEKGKKIYRTEVVIESITFLERRRKGAS, via the coding sequence ATGATGAATCGAGTTGTATTAATCGGTAGATTGACAAAGGATCCAGAATTATACTACACAAAACAAGGCGTCGCTTATGCACGAATATGTGTTGCAGTGAATAGAGGATTTCGAAATAGTTTAGGTGAACAACAAGCAGATTTTATAAATTGTGTCGTTTGGCGAAGAGCAGCTGAAAATGTAACAGAATATTGTACGAAGGGATCACTTGTTGGAATTACAGGGCGTATTCATACGAATAATTACGATGATGAAAAAGGAAAGAAAATATATAGAACTGAAGTTGTGATTGAGAGTATTACCTTTTTGGAGAGAAGGAGGAAGGGGGCATCGTAA
- a CDS encoding conserved virulence factor C family protein, with the protein MKIKAIEPTPSPNTMKVILNEVLPSGARNNYTNENKEQAPVQVQEILKIEGIKGVYHVADFLAVERNAKYDWKVLLQQVRAVFGEEVVEESEEQQLSHFGEVKVFIQMFFTIPMQVKLTDGTTEERVGLPDRFKESIMKVQMSAPNVVKERKWVEQSTRYGNFEEIGKEVVEEIVAAYSEERVNETVKELLDQAGAVEVTIQKREPYKVTEEMMKDSDWKNRFAALEQMDPTEEDILVLKMALDDEKVSIRRIATAYLGMVKGDEVLPLLYKALLDRSVSVRRTAGDCLSDVGDPAAMFVMIKSLKDPSKLVRWRAAMFLFELGDESAIPALKAAQDDPEFEVAMQARLALERIEGGEEAKGSVWKQMTESRKGE; encoded by the coding sequence GTGAAGATTAAAGCAATTGAACCGACGCCAAGTCCAAATACAATGAAAGTTATTTTGAATGAAGTATTACCATCAGGAGCGCGTAATAATTATACAAATGAAAATAAAGAACAAGCACCAGTACAAGTGCAAGAAATTTTGAAAATTGAAGGCATTAAAGGTGTGTATCATGTAGCAGACTTTTTAGCAGTCGAGCGTAATGCGAAGTATGATTGGAAAGTTTTATTACAACAAGTTCGTGCCGTTTTCGGTGAAGAAGTAGTAGAAGAAAGCGAAGAACAGCAACTTTCTCACTTTGGAGAAGTGAAAGTATTTATTCAAATGTTCTTTACAATTCCGATGCAAGTGAAGTTAACAGATGGAACGACGGAAGAGCGTGTTGGTTTACCTGATCGTTTTAAAGAATCAATCATGAAAGTGCAAATGTCTGCACCTAACGTTGTGAAAGAGCGTAAATGGGTAGAGCAAAGTACACGTTACGGTAATTTTGAAGAAATAGGGAAAGAAGTAGTAGAAGAAATTGTTGCTGCTTATTCAGAAGAACGTGTAAATGAAACAGTTAAAGAATTATTAGATCAGGCTGGGGCAGTTGAAGTAACGATTCAAAAGCGTGAGCCATATAAAGTAACAGAAGAGATGATGAAAGATTCTGACTGGAAAAATCGTTTTGCAGCTTTAGAGCAAATGGATCCTACTGAAGAGGATATTCTAGTGTTGAAAATGGCGTTAGACGATGAAAAAGTATCTATCCGCCGCATAGCAACAGCTTATTTAGGTATGGTAAAAGGTGATGAAGTATTACCGTTATTATATAAAGCGTTATTAGATCGTTCAGTAAGTGTTCGTCGTACTGCAGGGGATTGCTTATCAGACGTAGGTGACCCAGCAGCGATGTTCGTTATGATTAAATCGCTGAAAGACCCAAGTAAATTAGTACGCTGGCGTGCAGCTATGTTCTTATTTGAACTTGGAGATGAAAGTGCGATTCCGGCATTAAAAGCAGCGCAAGATGATCCAGAGTTTGAAGTAGCGATGCAAGCTCGTCTTGCATTAGAGCGTATTGAAGGCGGCGAAGAAGCGAAAGGTTCTGTATGGAAACAAATGACGGAATCTCGTAAAGGGGAATAA
- a CDS encoding thiol-disulfide oxidoreductase DCC family protein, with amino-acid sequence MIVFYDSWCPMCTAVAERTKKLDKKGKMTFVSFRDDDVVKKYDLSQELQSKMEQRMYIFKNNKWYDGIHSINVLAKAVPSYWFAVPFIKLSIVLGFGSKVYDYIANNRKLVPVGHCRGGVCEIPSKK; translated from the coding sequence ATGATTGTTTTCTATGATAGTTGGTGTCCGATGTGTACTGCAGTGGCAGAGCGTACGAAGAAATTAGATAAAAAGGGTAAAATGACATTTGTTTCATTTCGAGATGATGATGTAGTTAAGAAGTATGATCTTTCTCAAGAACTACAAAGTAAGATGGAGCAAAGGATGTATATTTTTAAAAATAATAAATGGTATGACGGAATTCATAGCATAAACGTATTAGCGAAGGCTGTTCCATCTTATTGGTTTGCAGTGCCTTTTATAAAATTATCTATCGTACTTGGATTTGGAAGCAAAGTATACGATTATATCGCTAACAATAGAAAACTTGTCCCAGTTGGACATTGCCGCGGTGGGGTTTGTGAAATCCCTTCAAAAAAATGA
- a CDS encoding BrxA/BrxB family bacilliredoxin: protein MSNAYEEYMRQMVIPMRQELVRSGFEELTTEEAVTEFMENASGTTLVVVNSVCGCAAGLARPSAGQAVVRAEKQPDHLVTVFAGQDKDATAKMREYFGEIPPSSPSMALLKGKEVVHFIHRHEIEGATMDEIITNLEQAFEKNC from the coding sequence ATGTCAAATGCTTATGAAGAATACATGCGTCAAATGGTAATTCCAATGCGCCAAGAATTAGTGCGTTCTGGATTTGAAGAGTTAACTACAGAAGAAGCTGTTACAGAATTTATGGAGAATGCATCAGGTACAACATTAGTAGTTGTAAACTCAGTTTGTGGATGTGCAGCTGGTTTAGCGCGTCCATCAGCAGGTCAAGCAGTTGTTCGTGCTGAAAAACAACCTGATCATCTTGTAACTGTATTTGCAGGTCAAGATAAAGATGCTACTGCAAAAATGCGTGAATACTTCGGAGAAATCCCTCCATCTTCACCATCTATGGCATTATTAAAAGGAAAAGAAGTTGTTCACTTCATTCACCGTCATGAAATTGAAGGTGCAACTATGGACGAAATTATTACGAACTTAGAACAAGCTTTCGAAAAGAATTGCTAA
- a CDS encoding class I SAM-dependent methyltransferase: protein MIVTTAGRTNKEMTSYAKKIATELNSSFVIRNDIPVHKLHEKYEQDVLVVGKNRLAIYPEGTEESFFFHPNSAMFRVKRLMRGEHDPFVQAAKLESGMTVLDCTLGMASDSIVASYIVGESGKVTGLEGNEYMAYIMEKGLQTWSSSVAEIDKAMQRIHVKQTEHFAFLTQCEDNSYDVVYLDPMFEETVIESDGIKGLKHFALYHDITDETIAEAKRVARKRIVLKDHFRSTRFEKHNFHVYKRKSAKFHFGVIDPC, encoded by the coding sequence ATGATAGTAACAACAGCAGGACGAACAAATAAAGAAATGACATCTTATGCAAAAAAAATAGCGACAGAATTAAATAGTTCTTTCGTTATACGTAATGATATACCTGTGCACAAACTGCATGAGAAATATGAACAAGATGTGCTTGTCGTAGGGAAGAACCGATTAGCTATTTACCCTGAAGGTACGGAAGAGTCGTTTTTCTTTCATCCAAACTCAGCAATGTTTCGTGTGAAAAGGTTAATGCGCGGAGAGCACGATCCGTTTGTACAAGCTGCTAAATTAGAGAGCGGAATGACGGTGTTAGATTGTACGCTCGGCATGGCATCAGATAGTATTGTAGCTAGCTATATTGTTGGTGAAAGTGGAAAGGTAACAGGACTTGAAGGTAACGAATATATGGCTTACATAATGGAAAAAGGTTTGCAAACATGGTCTTCATCAGTTGCTGAAATCGATAAGGCAATGCAAAGAATCCATGTAAAGCAAACAGAGCATTTCGCTTTTTTAACGCAATGTGAGGATAATAGTTATGACGTTGTTTACCTTGATCCGATGTTTGAAGAAACTGTCATAGAATCAGATGGAATTAAAGGATTAAAACACTTCGCTTTGTATCATGATATTACTGATGAAACAATTGCGGAAGCGAAGCGTGTGGCGAGAAAGCGTATTGTTCTGAAAGACCATTTCCGTAGTACTAGATTTGAAAAACACAATTTTCACGTATACAAAAGAAAAAGTGCAAAGTTTCATTTTGGCGTAATTGACCCTTGCTAA